The [Pantoea] beijingensis genomic sequence CTCTTCAACCGCGCGCAAAATGTCGGCACTCAGGCCGAGAGAATCAAATGACATAAATTAGAATAACTCCGGATCCGCCTGACCGCATTCAGCGGTGTAGTTTCCAGGGGATGTCTTGACGCCAGGCGAACCTAACGTTTGAAAGGAGGCACAAACTACGGTGCGTAAGAGCAGGAGTGTAGCATTGAGTGCCGCAACACTCTAATTATTCCTGCTTTACTTTTGTAACTAAGCGCGTGATAAAATGTTCAATCGTTCAATTAGCACGGTCAAATCCGCTCCAGCACGGAGTCCCGATACTTAAACAGTTCCACATCGCTGCGAATACTCATTTTTTTCAGAGCAGACTGTTTTTGACCGCTGATCGTTTTACGGCTGCGTTTAAACTTCAGCGCAATTTCTCCCACGCTCATCCCATCAAGAAAACAGCGGATAACCTCGGATTCTCGTGCGGTAAGCTGTATCGACAGGCTGATTTCACATTTGTCATTGTCTGTATCCGGCGTGGCAGTCTGCATTTCAGCATGGTGCATGGTTTCCAGATCTGATTTTTTCAGCGACAGTTCCCAAATAATACCCTCAGAAAGGTAGTATTTATCCATCGCAATGATGCGAATAGCCTTCACCAGTTCCGCCGGATCACGACTTTTACCAATGAACCCACGGATCCCAGCCATGAGCGCCATTTTGATCACCGCACGGCTCTCTACGGAGGACATCAAAAGGATTTTTAGCCATGGAAAACGATTTCGTAGAATGCGAATCAGCGCGAGACCATCAATTTCACCCTCCTCAAGCATGTAATCCAGGAGCAGGACGTCTACGCGCTCGCCTTTTAACAACGCAATAAGTTGGTGCGAATGGCCGAAACTGCCAATCAGTTTGAAATCTCTTTCTTCTTTTAAGCATGACTCAAGGCCCCGACGTACAATGGGGTGGTCATCCAGTAGTGCAATACGAATCTGAAAATGTGAAGTCCTTGTCATGATATTTTCCTTGCTATGACAGATAAAGCGTATCCTGGGATCATTCTCCTCATCCCACCACTGCATTATAATGTTATTCACACAATAAAATTGACTGAAATAAAAAAACTACACCAACATTGCTGGCATGGTTGTACAAAAGAAAGGGAATAACCGTAAATGTTACTCTGCCGGATAACATCGGCAGCGACGTTACGCATAGAGACAAGAACGGATAAAAATGATGATATGGATATCGCTCGCACTGATTTTTTTATTGACTATGGGGTTACTTTATCGCCGTTTCCGAACAGGTTCCGGGATGACGCCCACATGCCCTTCCGCCGTTACCCAACGGGTTTGCCTGATCCCACAGTTTGAAGCATGGCTGGCAGATCTCCGGCCACTCGCGGATGAGAAAAATATTACTGTGACGCTCGAGTGTGATCTCCTCTTCGAAGAGATTGAGATCAACGCAGAAGTGCTGCATCAGATTACTCAAGAGCTATTACAGAATGTTCTTGCTGCAATGCCATCTGGCAGCCTGGATGTATTGCTTTACCAGGTTGCCGCACGGCCTGTTAAAGAGACCATCACGCTGGCCCTGGAAATCACCGATAGCGGGCCTCCCTGGATTGCCAAAGCGGCTTCCGCGTGCATCGCGCGTACGGTGTCTCGCTGCGAGCCGCTGGCCAGGCGTATGGGCGGGACAGTCCGGGGCGAAAAAGGATCGGCGCACAGTATATCTATTGGTGTTTATCTGCCGGCACACCCCTTTATATTGCCGGCACCTGATGTTGCCAAAGCGACTGAGACCACAATCCAAAGCCTTGGCGACTTACTGCTTGAAAAGGATCCCGAGGCATTCCTGCATCTAAGCCAAACCATTATCACCAGCAACCACACCGATGCACTGCAGATCAGGCGGGCAGTGGCGGAGAAAAACCGTGAAGCGCTGGCTCAGCTAGCACATCGTCAGATAGGCGGGGCCCGAATTATGGACGCCGGGTTACTCGAACAGGCTTGCCTGAATCTGCAATCCGCCGTGAAAACAGCAGTGCCAGACTGGCAACAGATAGCGCATGAAGCGGCTGATGTAGAAAAACAGATGCATTGTCTGGCCCGAAAACTTGACCAGCAAGCAGAGAAATTACGTCAGTAGCCTGCGAGTTTCCTCTTGCAAGTATTAGCTGTCCATCATCTGCCTGGCCAACTCATGCAGGGCCTGAGGCGTTTTATGGCCGATGAGCATGTAATTAAAGCCCTGCTGGCGCCAGTATGCCACGTTCATCCCGTAGCGAACTTCACTGTCCGGTTCGGTCACCTGTGCATTGTCCGCTCGGGTAATGCACAACGCCATTGGGCCGGTTTGTCGATCGAGATAAAGGATTTGTGCAATTGACTGGCGATCATACCCCAGCAGACGGACGCCCTTTAATTCACTCCCCGTAATAGCCAACTGCTGTGGTGAAAGATGCAGACCCAGTTTACTATTCGTGAACATCAGTTGCTTTTGCAATTCTGATGCCGACACATAACTTTCACTGAGCGTGTCACGGGTGTAGAGCGACATATATTGCGCCACCGAATTTCGCCAGTTGTCATCGTCATTTCCCGGCAGGAAGCGATCGGCGAAACGTCCAACCACACCCCCGACAGCCAGCGCTGCCACCGTAGCAGCCAGCAAACTCCGGCGGCTTACCCCTGGAGACAAGTGCGATGGCGTTGCACGCAATTTTTCACGTAGCATTTCTACTGGCGCATCATCAAGCATCGGTGCAAAAGCGGCGGCAAAATCCAGACTCGCCCGATCCAGTAAGGCCAATTGTTCGGCGGCTTCGGGGTCAACCTGTACACGTTTTTCTACTTGCTGTGCGACTTCAGGACTGAGTTCGCCATCAAGCCACGCCACCAAAACCTCATCAGAGAGTGGCATATCGATATTCCATTCTTTCATTGCAATCCCTCCCTCTTCCGCGTTGGCTGCGGGTCCGCGACATCTTTTGCCAGCGTACGCCGCGCATTCGCCAGGCGACTCATAATGGTACCAATCGGCACGGATAGCGTGTCGGCAGCTTCCTGGTAGGTAAATCCTTCTACATATACCAGGAACACCGCATTACGCTGCGCTTCAGGCAGTCGATTTACACGCAACATAATTTGCCGCGCCCAGAGATGGTCGGTCTCATCGTGATGCCCCGTTTCATCCGGCGAAAGCTCAACATCATCAATGCGTTGCTGCTGCATAAAATGTTGTGAACGAACATGATTAATCCAGATGGAATGGAGGATCGAAAAAAGCCAGCGGTCGAGATGACTGCCGGCCATAAACTGCGCGCTTTTTTCAATCGCCCTGACACAGGTCATCTGTACCAGATCGTCCGCAATATCACGCTTATGCGAGAGCACCATGGCATAACGCCATAGCCGCGCAAGGTATTGATCAAGCTCGGCGCGTATATCGACAATGGTAATAGGTAACACTCCTTCGGAAATCGAACCGGGCGTGACCTATCGGTGCCCGGTCAGGCTTCAGGATGTCCGGCAATAGCAGCGGAGAGATCGCGATATTCCTCACACTCTGTGCCGCACAAGTTTTTAATGATGCTTAATTGCTGCTGCGCCATCTCCGGCTGTTTCTTGATCATATAAGCTTCACCGAGATATTCACGCACTTTGGCATAATGTGGGTCAAGCGCAATCGATTTCTGATAATAGCCAATCCCCTCATCGGTACGTCCCAGTTTGCGTGTCGCATATCCGCGATAGTTCCAGGCCTTGGCGGTATCCGGCTGTTCCAGCTGATCGAGCACCTGCAATGCTTCTGCATAACGGCCTGATTTCGCCAACGCATAAGCATAATCAGTACGATCGTTATCATCAATCATACTGCTCTTATCTACCATACAGGTTTTGGTTTTCTTATCATAAATTTGCCCTTTCGGGCAGGTCGGCGACATATCACTATCGTCACCCATCGCGTGGGCAAAACCAGTCATTAACAGCGCGGTTAATGCCATCAGACGTAAAGCATTTATAAGGTATCGAATTTTCATTACATCTACTCCGAATTGACAGGTTAATTAAAGAAAGTCTACTTCAGACGCGGGATCATTCTCCTCAGCGTTCCATCGCGCAGTAGGTAGTGGTGCGCGAGTGCGGCAACCGCATGCCCACCAGCGAGAATGATGATGATCCAGGCATTATCAAAGTGCAGAGTGGCAAGCATACGTCGGGTCAGCAGGGTAAACTGCAGCAGATCGGGGATGGTAAAAAGGTCAAAGAAGCTGAGCGGCTCTTCCTGTGCCCAACGCAACAGAAAACCCAGCGCTACCTGCGCCAGAATCAGTAAATAGAGCAAACCGTGGGTAGCTTTCGCGACAATGTGCATTTTTCGCGATGTGCTGGCTGCAGGCAGACGGCGTCCTTTAGTCAGACGCCATATTAGCCTGCCAACAATCAACAAGGCTAACACGATGCCCGCCGAAACATGCAGCGACTGCAATAAATGACGAACCGGCGTACCACGCGGCAGAAAGGACCAAACCTGATAGCTGACGAACAGGAAAATAACAATAAAAGCGGTAAACCAATGCAGGGTAATCGTTAGGGGATCGTAGGTATTAGCAGGTTGGGTATTGCGCATGGTCGGTTCTCATTTCAGGTTTGATAATGAGTTAACAGCGCAGTCGTCAATTTATTCAGGTCGTTTTGATATAAGAAAAGTTTTTTTATATTAAAAAGGAGCCATTTCAGGCTCCTTTTATGTTCCCGCTTAGCTGCGTTTTTTCTGCGGCGCGTGCCGTGGCTCTTTTGCCATTAGCGATAACAGCGCTGGCCCAACCAGCATTACAATGCCAGTACACCCCACTAACAGGTTGTTGTGGATCACGCGTGATAACAAGAACAGAACTAACATCGCGGCACCAAAATAATAAGTTGTGGAAACATCTTCAAGGAAGTCTCCCACATTACGCAACCGCGCAATACGCTGCGTCAGCAGCATGGCAATAAATACCGCACCATACATCGCAAGCATGATAGCACTGACCTGGATTAATGATTGATGCTTCCATCCCCAAACCAGCGCAGCGATAAGCAACAGATGGAGGGTAATATGTACGCAGGTTTGTCCAGTGACAATCTGAATACGGTTCGACCATTTCATCTTTTTCTCCTGGCAGACTCAATCGCGGAGCCGCCCAAGCTATAACCGACAATCGTCGGTTACTCGTTCCTCAGACTAACGTAATTTTCGGATAATGCCGCAAATTACCGCTCATATCGGCACTCTTTTGTGACAAAGACTACACTTTGTCCTTAATGGTCCGAAAAGGAGAGCGCGCACAGTATGCCACAAAAAGCGCAAATTTTTTCATTTAAAGTCCTGACGATAAAC encodes the following:
- a CDS encoding response regulator transcription factor; this encodes MTRTSHFQIRIALLDDHPIVRRGLESCLKEERDFKLIGSFGHSHQLIALLKGERVDVLLLDYMLEEGEIDGLALIRILRNRFPWLKILLMSSVESRAVIKMALMAGIRGFIGKSRDPAELVKAIRIIAMDKYYLSEGIIWELSLKKSDLETMHHAEMQTATPDTDNDKCEISLSIQLTARESEVIRCFLDGMSVGEIALKFKRSRKTISGQKQSALKKMSIRSDVELFKYRDSVLERI
- a CDS encoding anti-sigma factor family protein, translated to MKEWNIDMPLSDEVLVAWLDGELSPEVAQQVEKRVQVDPEAAEQLALLDRASLDFAAAFAPMLDDAPVEMLREKLRATPSHLSPGVSRRSLLAATVAALAVGGVVGRFADRFLPGNDDDNWRNSVAQYMSLYTRDTLSESYVSASELQKQLMFTNSKLGLHLSPQQLAITGSELKGVRLLGYDRQSIAQILYLDRQTGPMALCITRADNAQVTEPDSEVRYGMNVAYWRQQGFNYMLIGHKTPQALHELARQMMDS
- a CDS encoding YbhQ family protein encodes the protein MKWSNRIQIVTGQTCVHITLHLLLIAALVWGWKHQSLIQVSAIMLAMYGAVFIAMLLTQRIARLRNVGDFLEDVSTTYYFGAAMLVLFLLSRVIHNNLLVGCTGIVMLVGPALLSLMAKEPRHAPQKKRS
- a CDS encoding tetratricopeptide repeat protein, with protein sequence MKIRYLINALRLMALTALLMTGFAHAMGDDSDMSPTCPKGQIYDKKTKTCMVDKSSMIDDNDRTDYAYALAKSGRYAEALQVLDQLEQPDTAKAWNYRGYATRKLGRTDEGIGYYQKSIALDPHYAKVREYLGEAYMIKKQPEMAQQQLSIIKNLCGTECEEYRDLSAAIAGHPEA
- a CDS encoding cytochrome b; this translates as MRNTQPANTYDPLTITLHWFTAFIVIFLFVSYQVWSFLPRGTPVRHLLQSLHVSAGIVLALLIVGRLIWRLTKGRRLPAASTSRKMHIVAKATHGLLYLLILAQVALGFLLRWAQEEPLSFFDLFTIPDLLQFTLLTRRMLATLHFDNAWIIIILAGGHAVAALAHHYLLRDGTLRRMIPRLK
- a CDS encoding RNA polymerase sigma factor, whose translation is MVLSHKRDIADDLVQMTCVRAIEKSAQFMAGSHLDRWLFSILHSIWINHVRSQHFMQQQRIDDVELSPDETGHHDETDHLWARQIMLRVNRLPEAQRNAVFLVYVEGFTYQEAADTLSVPIGTIMSRLANARRTLAKDVADPQPTRKREGLQ